The segment TTTGTGGCAGGCTGTCGAGGAAGACAATGAAGTGCTTCCTTTGCCAGAAAATCCAACCATGGCTCAGATTAAAGCTCACAAGGAGAGGAGAACAACGAAGTCCAAAGCTAAATCATGTCTCTTTGCTGCAGTTTCTACCACCATTTTCAGTAGAGTAATGACATGTAATTCAGCCAAAGAAATTTGGGATTTCCTCAAAAAAGAGTACGAGGGAGATGAAAGAACCAGAGGAATGAAAGTACTGAACTTGGTCAGAGAATTCGAGATGTAGAGAATGAAGGAATCCGAAACCATTAAGGACTATTCTGATAGGTTGCTTCTGATTGCAAataaggtaaggatacttggaaCTGAACTTAATGACAATAGAATAGTTCAAAAGATTCTTGTAACCTTACCTGAAAGATATGAGGCAACTATTGGTTCATTGGAAAATACTAAAGATCTGTCAAAGCTTAGCTTGGCAGAGTTATTAAGTGCTCTGCAGGCACAAGAACAACGAAGGATGATGAGGCAAGAGGGATCCATCGAGGGAGCCCTGCAAGCAAAGTTGCAGCTTGGTTCAGGTACTGCTAAGggtaataaaggaaaagaaaagaaaggaagtTATGGAAACTACGaaggtacaacaacaacaacaacaaacccagtatattcccacatagtggggtctggggagggtaaaatgtacgcagtccataccactacttccgAAGGAGTAGAGAgtctatttccgatagacccccggctcaagacaaaagaccGTAGACCAATAGTCGTGCAAcatgataaagaacaaagaaccaacatccacaaaaataaagtataattaaccAAAAGGCAAGCAATATGCTAAAGTAAcaaaagaaccaacattcaccAAAAAAACAGTATAATTAACAACCCAAGGACCCCTTCCCCATAACTGGAACTCCCAACCAAGCTATACTTAAACCTCCTAACTACGGACTACGACTCGACCACCCACCTTATCCTTCTAGTTtaatactcttcctccaaaccttcctatcgagggtcatgtcctcagtaagctgtaactgttccatgtcacgtctaatcactcctCGCCAGTACATttttggtctacccctaccccacttgaaaccctccaaggccaacctctcacatctATGGactggggcatctgtgcccctTCTCCTCACgtggccaaaccatctcaacctcacttcccgcaacTTATCCTCGACCgaaaccactcccaccttctcccgaatagtctcattcctgaCCCTGTCCGCCTTcgtaaatccacacatccaacgcaacattctcattttcgcaacctttaacttttggacgtgagaattcttaactggccaatactcCACCCCATATAACATGGCCGACCGGACCGCagctctatagaatttacctttaagctt is part of the Capsicum annuum cultivar UCD-10X-F1 unplaced genomic scaffold, UCD10Xv1.1 ctg57650, whole genome shotgun sequence genome and harbors:
- the LOC107854932 gene encoding uncharacterized protein LOC107854932; the encoded protein is MKESETIKDYSDRLLLIANKVRILGTELNDNRIVQKILVTLPERYEATIGSLENTKDLSKLSLAELLSALQAQEQRRMMRQEGSIEGALQAKLQLGSGTAKGNKGKEKKGSYGNYE